From a single Campylobacter concisus genomic region:
- a CDS encoding respiratory chain complex I subunit 1 family protein yields MQTILLMIFQVVVIVLVAPLFDGMARKLRARLQSKQGSDFFQTYRDIIKLFRRGRTVPECSHWVFRWAPFFLFATSAAVLAAIPITYSKDTVFGAYSDIFVILYLGALLRFVFGAASMDSGNPFAATGGGREQMLGVYVEPVMIMCLIVVMLAAKTSNLIEIQEMVKTGVIGYQIPSFAVASIAFLWCMYVETGRKPFDVAEAEQELQEGLLGEYAGSDLGLVQASLILKQFAMIGLFLTIFEPWNFSNPFLAIIVFVIKTGVFYVAAVFIDNFGPRFKMTSSLRKNALGALAISFVALTLYVVGV; encoded by the coding sequence ATGCAAACTATACTTTTAATGATATTTCAAGTAGTCGTTATCGTTTTGGTAGCTCCTTTGTTTGATGGTATGGCAAGAAAACTAAGAGCTAGACTTCAATCAAAACAAGGTAGCGATTTCTTTCAAACATATCGCGATATTATAAAACTCTTTAGAAGAGGAAGAACCGTCCCTGAGTGCTCTCACTGGGTATTTAGATGGGCTCCATTTTTCCTTTTTGCAACTTCAGCTGCAGTGCTAGCTGCTATACCTATAACATATAGCAAAGACACTGTTTTTGGAGCATATTCAGATATATTTGTGATCCTTTATCTTGGCGCATTGCTTAGATTTGTATTTGGTGCAGCTTCAATGGATAGCGGCAACCCATTTGCAGCAACAGGCGGCGGCAGAGAGCAAATGCTGGGTGTATATGTCGAGCCAGTTATGATCATGTGCCTAATCGTAGTAATGCTTGCAGCTAAAACATCAAATTTAATTGAGATCCAAGAGATGGTAAAAACTGGTGTTATCGGATATCAAATCCCAAGTTTTGCCGTAGCTTCTATCGCATTTTTATGGTGCATGTACGTTGAGACTGGCAGAAAACCATTTGACGTAGCTGAAGCTGAGCAAGAGCTTCAAGAAGGCTTGCTTGGCGAGTATGCAGGTAGCGACCTTGGTTTAGTTCAAGCATCACTTATATTAAAACAGTTTGCTATGATCGGACTTTTCCTAACTATATTTGAGCCATGGAATTTTAGCAATCCTTTCTTAGCTATTATCGTTTTTGTGATAAAAACTGGAGTATTTTATGTAGCAGCTGTCTTTATAGACAACTTTGGACCACGCTTTAAAATGACTTCATCTTTACGCAAAAATGCGCTTGGTGCACTTGCTATCTCGTTTGTTGCACTAACACTTTATGTAGTAGGAGTGTGA